DNA sequence from the Sulfurimonas sediminis genome:
AAGATGCTCTCTCCAGGCATTATCCAACTCTTTGAGATAAAACTCTTTTTCTATATCTTGCCTTGTCTGCTCATCCAACACGCCCATTTTCTCATCATAAGCAGTTTTTAACAGTTCTGTAACTTTTGCATATAATTCTTCATATTCCAACTCTTTTAGCTGTTCAGTGTCCAGATCAAAATTCATCTCTTCTTTAAGTAACTGAGAGAGCTTTTCAGGATTAAAATCTTCTTTATCTGCACCGGAAAATATATCCGAACGAGCTAAAAGATTTTCAACATACTCTTCTCTGATTTCATCGATTTTAGCAGCAATATCATAATCATCACTTAAAAGCTGATTTCTGAATTTGTACACGATTTTTCTTTGCTCATTTGCAACATCATCATACTCAACAATTTGCTTGCGCCCTTCATAGTGCATATTTTCAACTTTTTTCTGTGCTTTTTCAACTGCACGGGTTACCATTCTTGATTCTATATATTCACCGTCTTCAACACCGAGTCTTTCCATGATGGACTTGATTTTATCACTGCCGAATATTCGTAAAAGATTGTCTTCAAGTGAAAGATAAAACTGTGTTGTTCCGGGATCACCCTGACGCCCGGAACGTCCGCGTAACTGGTTGTCAATACGGCGGTTTTCATGTCTCTCAGTTCCGATGATGTATAATCCACCGAGCTCTTTTACTTCATCACTCACCTTAATGTCAACACCGCGTCCTGCCATATTTGTTGCAATGGTTACAGCACCCTTTGCTCCTGCATGTTTAATGATTTCACTCTCTTGCGCATGGTTTTTTGCATTTAAAACAGTATGGGCAATTTTTTCTTTCTTAAGAATTTCATGTAAAACTTCAGACTTTTCTATAGAAGCCGTACCTATCAAAATAGGTTGTCCTGATTTGCTTAGTTTTTTAATGGTTTCAATAACAGCTGCAAATTTTTCTTCTTCTGTTTTGTATATTAAATCATTCAAATCTTTTCTTGCAATCGGAATATTTGTAGGAATGGAAACAACATCCAAATTATAAATCTGTGCAAACTCTGTTGCCTCTGTTTCGGCAGTACCTGTCATTCCCGCAAGTTTGTCATACATTCTAAAGTAATTTTGAAAAGTAATATCTGCAAGTGTTTGTGTTTCTTCTTTGATTTCTACACCCTCTTTGGCTTCAAGTGCCTGATGCAGTCCTTCAGAAAAACGGCGCCCTTCGCTTAATCGACCCGTAAATTCGTCAACAATAACAACTTCCCCGTCATTGACAACATAATCAACATCTTTTTCAAAAAGATAATTTGCTTTTAAAGCCTGGTCAAGCATGTGTGGCAAAGAAGCATTCTCTGCACTGTAAAGATTTTCAACACCAAAAAGCTCTTCCGCTTTTGTGATACCCTCTTCTGTAATTAATATTACTTTGTCTTTTTCATCAACAGTAAAATGTTCTTCTTTATTCAATTCCAAAGCAACTCTGTTTGCTTTGAGATAATCCTGCATATTTCTGTTTGTAGGACCTGAAATGATCAAAGGCGTTCTCGCCTCATCAATTAAAATAGAATCCACTTCATCAACAATTACGAAATTATGTCCACGCTGTACCATCTGGTCTTTTGAATAACTCATATTATCACGTAAATAGTCAAAGCCGAACTCATTATTTGTACCGTAGGTAATATCTGCATCATATGCCGCTTTTTTTTCAATCGGGTCATGCATATCTTCTAAAATAGTCCCTACACTATAACCCAAAAAGTTATACAACACACCCATCTCTTTTGCATCACGAGAGGCCAGGTAATCATTCACTGTTACCAGATGAACGCCCTTGCCTGTCATTGCATTGAGCGTAATGGCAAGTGTAGCCACAAGGGTTTTTCCCTCACCGGTTTTCATTTCGGCAATTCTACCCTCATGTAAAACCATACCACCTATAAGCTGAACATCAAAATGGCGCATATTCAAAACACGTTTTGCAGCTTCTCTTGTAATGGCAAAAGAATCATACAGCACATCATCAAGACTCTTTTCACCACTGCGTACACTTTGTTTCAAATCTTCAAAAGCATTTTTGAGTGCATCATCACTTAAAACTTCATATTTGCTTTCAAGTTCATTAATCTTTTTAACTTTTTTCGCATATTTTTTTAATTCTCGGTCATTTGCAGTACCAAATACCTTACCCATGAATGCTTGTAGCATTTGCAACCTTATTATCGTTACTATATAATTTACTATATAATAATCGCTGAAATTGTTCTTATTTTATCACATTAAATCTAATAAATAGTATAAATGAATAATTTGCTATAATTTCTTTTTAAAGGAGAGAAATGAAA
Encoded proteins:
- the secA gene encoding preprotein translocase subunit SecA, translating into MLQAFMGKVFGTANDRELKKYAKKVKKINELESKYEVLSDDALKNAFEDLKQSVRSGEKSLDDVLYDSFAITREAAKRVLNMRHFDVQLIGGMVLHEGRIAEMKTGEGKTLVATLAITLNAMTGKGVHLVTVNDYLASRDAKEMGVLYNFLGYSVGTILEDMHDPIEKKAAYDADITYGTNNEFGFDYLRDNMSYSKDQMVQRGHNFVIVDEVDSILIDEARTPLIISGPTNRNMQDYLKANRVALELNKEEHFTVDEKDKVILITEEGITKAEELFGVENLYSAENASLPHMLDQALKANYLFEKDVDYVVNDGEVVIVDEFTGRLSEGRRFSEGLHQALEAKEGVEIKEETQTLADITFQNYFRMYDKLAGMTGTAETEATEFAQIYNLDVVSIPTNIPIARKDLNDLIYKTEEEKFAAVIETIKKLSKSGQPILIGTASIEKSEVLHEILKKEKIAHTVLNAKNHAQESEIIKHAGAKGAVTIATNMAGRGVDIKVSDEVKELGGLYIIGTERHENRRIDNQLRGRSGRQGDPGTTQFYLSLEDNLLRIFGSDKIKSIMERLGVEDGEYIESRMVTRAVEKAQKKVENMHYEGRKQIVEYDDVANEQRKIVYKFRNQLLSDDYDIAAKIDEIREEYVENLLARSDIFSGADKEDFNPEKLSQLLKEEMNFDLDTEQLKELEYEELYAKVTELLKTAYDEKMGVLDEQTRQDIEKEFYLKELDNAWREHLYAMDNMKTGIRLRAYNQKDPLVEYKKESFGLFGELINDIKFNTIKTLQIIQFQMESPEEEAARISKQLEEEKKAQEALMRLNHHDNVDIDAEDDFVVSKKIARNDPCPCGSGKKYKQCCGKSGPKKGVFAS